GTTCCTTATCCTCGGGCATGAGTAATGAAGTCAGGGCAATGATTGGGGTGTAGGGTAGATGACTGCGAATCTGACGGGTTGCTTCTAAGCCATCGACTTGGGGTAAACGAATATCCATAAAGATCAGATCTGGGGTTTGGCGGGTGGCGAGGTCGATGGCCGATTGACCATTGGTTGCGATCGCAACTCGGTATCCCTGTTCTTCAAGGTAATCCGTCAGCAGTAGGACAATGGATTCTCGATCTTCCGCTAGCAAAATCAACGGGGCAGCGATAGTCCTGGGGCGAGAAGGGGGAACAGATGTTGGTTCTTCTCCATCAACAGGAGAGCAAGAGAAGGGTAAGGTGATAGTAAAGGTACTGCCTGCACCAACTTCGCTATAGACCTGAACCATACCGCCGTGGAGTTTGACTAATCTCTGCACTAGGGTTAAGCCTAAACCTGTCCCTCCATAGAGTCGTGTCCTAGAACTATCGAGCTGTACGAAGGGTTCAAATACTTGAGAGAGTTCTGCGGTAGCAATACCAATTCCCGTATCTGTCACACTCACTTGAATCGTTTCCGCATCCTGCATCTGCGCCCTTACGGATACTTCCCCCCCCTGGGGTGTGAATTTAATGGCATTGCGGATCAAGTTCAGGAAGACTTGCTGCAACCGCAGTTCATCTCCTTTCACTTCCGCTAAATCTGCTGGGATAGAGTGGCTCAGATTGATCTGTTGATCTTGGGCTTGATGTTGGACCATCGCTAGACAGCTTTCGATCAGGACGCCAATGGGAACCCGACTGCACTGTAGCTCCAGATTGCCCGATTCAATTTTGGAGAGGTCAATTAAGTCGTTGAGCTGGGCTAACAGATTTTCACCACTCTCTTCAATGGTACGGACAGACTTCATCTGTTTGGGGTTGAGAGCACCATAGACCTCCTCCCGCAGTACCTCTGCTAGTCCGATAATTGCTGTCAATGGGGTGCGCAGTTCATGGCTCATGGTGGCCAGAAACTCATCCTTCATCTGGGCGGCCCGTTCTAGATCTTCGTTAGCGAGCCCTAACTTTTCACTTAACTGCTGATACTGGACATTGACTAACTGCTGGCGTTGATAGAGCTGGTAATTGTCGATTGCGATCGCAGCTCGTTCTGCTAATACTTCAGCGAGCTGCACATCTTCATCTGTACAGCGATGGGGCTGTCGATAAAAAGAACAGACTGTGCCTAAGACTGTGCCCATTGGGGTTTTGAGGGGAATACCTAAATAGGCTGCATATCCCTCAGGCATGTGACCCATCGGCTCTAGGGCTACGTCTTCTACCATCAGCGTGGTTCCCCGTTCCAAGATGCAATTGGTGATGGATCCATGTAAGTTCCAAACGGTTTCAGCGTCATCCATCTCTACGCTACTGGCGAGGATGCGATACTGTTTGTCTTGGCAGAGGGTGACGATGGACCAGTCCGTGTCAATGAGTTGGCTGATGCCCGAGACAACGGTGGTGAGATAGTCATTTAGATCGCTCTGGCGATAACTCAGAGAAGTGAGAACTTCCAGAAGATGGAGCATGCGGCTGGATTCTTGCGTCATGACTCAATAGCTCCCAAGGTTTGCAGCATCTGGCGGCGCGATGGTGTGAGTCCGCAAGCCCCTGTAATATCCATACCTTCGTAGGGACGCTCTAACGGCATTTGGCCGAGCTGCTGACCGGATTCCACAGCCCACAGGCACAAGGCACCATCCTGTCCTCCGCTGATTAAGCGCTGACCATTAGGGCTGAAGGCCACGGACCAGACAGAGTGAGTATGCCCCGTTAGAACCTTAAGACATTTCCCAGTCTGGATATCCCATAATCGAACGGTGTTATCAGCACTACCACTGGCGATATATTGTCCATCTGGACTGATCTGCACGGTTAATACGAGGCTGTCATGGCCTTTGAGAGTTTGGCACTCTTCTCCCGTAGAGAGATCCCAGAGTCGAATGGTTTGATCTTCACTGGCAGAGGCGAGAGTATCTGCATGGGCGCTGACGGACCACACTGCGCCCATATGTCCAGTCAAAGTGTGGTGACAGTCGCCTGTGCGAACGTCCCATAGTTTGATGGTTTGATCGGCACTGCCGCTGATTAAGGTATGGCCAGAGAAGGCCACAGATAACACCCAACTGTCGTGACCGGTGAAGGTTCTGAGGCTATGGTGATTGACTCCATCCCAGAAGCGAATTTGGTGGTCGGCACCACCGCTAGCGAGAATTTGGCCATCGGGGCTAAAGGCAACTGTCCATACTTTGCCCTCGTGACGAGTGGTCATCGTAAACTGCCGCCCGGTTGTAGGTTCCCACAGCTGGACTGAGCCATCTTCACTGCCGCTAGCGAGAATTTGGCCATCGGGGCTAAAGGTGATGCGGCGGGCAGAGGGTTGCAGATGGCGCTGCCTACAGTGCTGGTGGTCCACATCCCACAGCCTGATCACGTGATCGGTGCTGCCGCTGGCAAGGGTTTGACCATCAGGACTAAAGGCTACAGACCAGACCGCATTCGTATACCCCTCCAGAGTGCAAATGCGATGTACAAGGCTCTTGTCGTTGGGTTGAGCTGCAAACTCCCAGACCCCCAACTTTTGCTTATCACAGGCTAAAAACTGCTGACCATTGGAGCTAAAGGCTACAGACCAGATTTGACTGTCGTATCCGGTCTGAGACTGAATCAGTGCTCCGGTAGAGACCTGCCAAAACTTGAGATGTTGGCGATCGCCTGCCCCCAAAATTTGCCCATCGATACTAAAGGCTACCGACCAAATCGACGTTAAATTCTCAATGACGTGAAGGCAGTCTCGGGTATCTACCTGCCAGAGACGAATGGTTTGGGCATCACTGCTAGCTAAAAATTGACCATCCTGACTAAAGGCAATGCAGGTAATCGGAAGGGTATGTCCCAGCAGGGTTGTCAGTAATCCCATTGAAGGATGCCAGAGTCGAAGGGTCTGATCGGCACTGCCACTGGCAATCAGGTTGCCGTCAGGATGATAGGCAAGGGTGGTAACGCCATCGGTATGTCCGGTAAGAGTATGAATACAGTCGCCAGTTGTTACATCCCAGAGGCGCAGGGTGCAGTCGTTGCTGCCACTCGCGAGAATTTGGCCATCGGGGCTAAAGGCGATAGACCAAATCCGATCCTGATGTCCGGAGAGGATATGTTGCCCTTCCCCCTGTTCTAGATTCCACAGCAGAATAGTCTGATCAAAACTGCCGCTAGCGAGGGTCTGACCATCGGGGCTAAAGGCAACGGTCCAGACGGCTTGGGAATGAGCCTGGTAGGCAAATAATAGCTTGCCGTCCTTGACTTGCCAGACTCGGGGAATACCATCGGCATGGGCTGTTGCCACCCATTGACCGTTGGGGCTAAGGGTGGCGTCGTAGATATCACCAAAGGTCTGGGTGAACACACTTTTTGTAACGTCTGCTGCCCTAAGGTTCACCTGATGGAGATTGCTGCCCTGAAGATAGGCTTGCCAAACGGTCAAGCCAGAAAAGTCATAGCCTGTCACATCGATATTTAAGTACACCAGCAAATTAAGAAGATTGCCAGCACCATAACTAGGCTGGGACGAGAGGTGCGACAGCATCTGTTTGAGATGGACTTCGAGCCGACCAGGGCTGCCCAGACTCGCTAATAATCGGTCGGCGATGGGGGCCAGAATTAAGCGAATTTGACCATCCCGGAGATAGTCTGGGCTGTCTGCTTTGATCAGGGCATGGGAATAAAATAGAGAAGTCTCTGGTAGGGGCAGGTTGAGAAGCTCTGCACTGACGGTATCAATAAAGCGATCGCAAACATACTCCATAATCACGGGCTGTAGGGTCAGCTGAAATACAGTGCTGTCCCGTTCCAGCAGAGAGCGTCTGTCAATGGACTCGATGGCTTCCAGAAGATGGGTTGAGGGGGTGAGGATGTCGGACTGCAAGGTTTTTAGAGAGATGGGGGCGCGTGCGATCGCAAGCCAATACAGCACCTGCTGTTCTAGGGATGACAGCCGCGCAAACTGTTGATCTAGCAGTAAGCGGATTTCACTAAAAGCAATTCGCTCTTGGTCTAGAAACCCTTGGATATCCCCCGCAAAGAGATCCTGGATGGCAGTCGCGACAATTTTTAAGGCCAGGGGATTACCCTGATAGGTTTCAATCAGCTGACTAGTGGCTGAGGTGAGATGGGTAAAGCCTTTTTGCTGGAGAATTTCCTGACCTGATGATGCATCTAAGCCCTGTAAATGGTAAGAACGAACGGGCAAGGCTTCTCCTTCGAAGGCTGCAATTCCTTGGGGTTTTTCACGACTGGTCAGGATCAAGCAGCTCTGATGGTCGGTGCTAGCAATTTGGTGTAGTAGCTCCCTATACCCCTTCCGGCTAGATTGATATCGTCCAGCAGGACGACCTCGCTCTAGGATGGACTCCACATTATCGAGAACTAAAAGACATCGAGATTGGCGCAGGTAGTCTGTCAGTTGAGAAATTTGGCCATTGAGGTGCTGTGGCAGTTCGGCCTCCCTTTGTCCTGAAAAGACTTGCAGGTAGTCCAGTAACAACACCTCAATGGGGGGAGCGTTCCGCAGAGACCGCCAGATCAGGGTGGTAAATTGATTTTGAACTTGCTGGGCGAGTCTGATGGAGAGGGCCGTCTTTCCCATGCCGCCCATTCCCAGCAGGGTCACTAATCGGCAGCGATCTGCAACTATCCAGTGGCTGACGGTCTTTAACGCCTGATGACGACCATAAAATGGGGTGGCGTCTGGTGCCCCACCCCAATCTTGTTGTGTGGGTGCGGCCTGTAGGGGCGAGGGTTGCTCACAATCGACCTGAGCCAGGTCTAGGTTCAAGGCATGAAAAAGAACTTGAAGGGTTGTCAAGTCTACGGTTTCCTGGCGCAGAATTTTGCGGACGGTGGTGGGGTGGAGTCCCTTAGGATCAATAATTTGGATCTGCTGGGTAATGCGGGCGGCATTATGTTTCACACCCGTTTGGGCTTCTAGAGCGAGTAACCGTTGCTGTAGTTTCTTCATCCCGAGGGGCGTCAGCGAGAATCCGCGCTGACGCTGGGGTGCAGAAGATTGATGATCCATACTGACTAGGGTACTGCTCTGGGGGCGTTACAGATACTGCTGGTGGAAAACAGTTTCTAGATTATCCATTGCTATGGGTGGGGACACAGAGTAGTTAGTTAAGTCCTTGTAAAAAATGTTTTAGGGCTTTATGGCTGTTTGATTCATCACAAAAGGCAATACAAGGTTGTAGATTTTCTAGAATTCACGGCAGTGATGGGCAAATGAATATGGATGATGCTCGAAATAAACTCATGTCTACCCTGAAAATAAGCTACGCCAATGCAATAGAGCAATCGAGGGTTATTCTATCCGTATTCGATCGCGTGTTAAAGTGCGAACCGGGGATGGGTGCTCCCTTAGGTGTTATCTAAAAGAACGCTGCTATGTTGGATTTTGATGCGCTGGTCATTGGGGCAGGCCCCGCTGGGATGATTATTGCGGCGGCTTTGGCCGAGCAAGGCATCAAGGTTGGCGGCCTAACTGCTAGTCCGCTGCGGCAAGTCTGGCCGAATACCTACGGTATCTGGCGCGATGAACTCGAAGCTCTGGGATTGACGGAATTATTAGGGCATTGTTGGGAAAACTGTGTCTCCTATTTTGGTAAAGGGGAAGTCAACCACGGTCGCGCCTACGGTTTATTCGATAAAGTCAAGCTGCAAAACCATCTGCTGGCCCAATGCGAAACCGGGGGCGTGGAATGGCAGCAAGGTAAGGCCATAAATATCGAGCACGATCACAAACGCTCGATCGTCACGACTGCGGCAGGTGAAACCATACATGCCAGGGTGGTGATTGATGCCAGCGGCCACAATCCGATGTTTATCAAGCGGCAACAGCAGGAGGCAGTAGCATTTCAAACGGCCTATGGTATCGTCGGTCATTTTTCCGCACCCCCCGTCAATCCACAACAATTCGTGCTTCAGGATTTTCGCAGCGAGCATTTATCGGCCACTGAACGCGCCACCGAGCCGCCGACCTTTCTCTATGGGATGGATTTTGGTAATGATGTCTATTTTGTGGAAGAGACATCCCTGGCGATGGCACCTGCCGTCAGCTTTGAACTACTAGAGCGACGCTTGCACCAACGATTAGCCGCCCGCGGAGTTCAGGTGACTGCGATCCATGAGGTGGAACGCTGCATCTTTCCGATGACACTTCCCCTGCCGGATCTCCATCAACCCGTGGTGGCCTTTGGTGGTGCTGCGAGCATGGTACATCCCGCTTCGGGGTATATGGTCGGGGCGCTGCTGCGCCGTGGGCCTAGTTTGGCTGCAGCTATTGCCACTAAACTCCAGGATACTCAAGCTGGACCAACCGTGATCGCTCAGGCGGCATGGCAGGAGCTATGGAATCGAGATCGCCTGCGCAAGTACTATCTCTATCGGTTTGGCTTAGAAAAGTTAATGCGGTTTGATGAGGTGCTGTTAAAACAGCATTTCGATACTTTCTTTAGTCTGCCCCGAGGTCAATGGTCGGGATTTCTGGCCGATACGCTATCGACACCAGCATTGGTAGCAGTGATGGTGCGCTTATTTGCCATTGCACCCAATTCCCTGCGCTGGGGTTTGCTTCAATTTCCCGGTAGGGAAAGCAATCTCCTCTGGCAATCTATCACCTCCAAATAGCAAAATTGCCACTAGCGGTTACTTCCACATTAGTAAGATAAGTTGCTAGTGCTTCACCCCAATGATCCTAGACGTCTGATGAAGATAAAATCTTTGATCCTTAGGTACTTCTCTGTCAGTTAACTCTTCGTAATCACTGTGGTGAAGTACTAGACTTAAAAGGATTATTTTTTGATGAATTATATTTCAGAAAGAATTGGCATCACTTTTGAGAAAATTTTTATGCCAATTTCTTGCAACATATTTAACTAATTAAAAGCTGTTTTATGGTGTTTTAGTTCTTCCTGGAACATTGCTTTTAGTTCTCATTTTTAAACATGGTTAACTAATTTATTCCTCAGCTGCTACTTATCTTTTGAAAATAGTCTGGGTCTTGAACCTGACTCAATTGAGTCACTATGGAGATCTAAAAATGTCCTTATTATTACCTGGTAGTACCGACCCTTTATTTATTAGTGAATTTGAAGGGGCTGAGTTTTTTGGTAGTCCACAAGATGGCGGTGGAGCTTTTGCTGTTGGGCAGGAAGATACTACCAATCTTTTTGTGTTTGATGACACTAATGATGTTGCTGTAGGTGGTGATGAAGTTGATATTTTTATGGCCAATGGCGGCGACGACAACATCATGGGAGCTGAAGGGACTGATTTCTTGTTTGGAGGATTTGGCGATGATATTGTCCGGGGCGGAGAAGGAGATGATGTGGTTGTTGGTAATGAAGGCTCAGATATCTTAATCAGCGGCAGTGGAAGCGATATCTATGAGTATTTTGCAGATCAGATCCTGCCTGGTGATCTAGATATCATCTTGGATTTTGAGTCGGGCGAAGACGCTGTGGTGATTGTTGGTAGTACAGATATTAACTACGATAACTCGACTGGTTTTCTAACAGTGGATGGAACGACAGCAGCTGTTCTAGATGCAGGGTTAGAACTAGAGGTGTTGACGCGGGCTAATTCTTCCGTCGTCTTTGATGCGGGTGCAGATGTTTCTGGCTTTGGTGCCGCTACAGTTCCCGAAGAGACAGACGAGCAGCTAAGGGCAGACGCATTGGATAGTGAAGGGGAATATGAGGTGCTATCCATTGTGGATGCATCGCCTAGTCTGGCACCTGGGAGCACCGTTCCCCTATTTATCAGTAATTTTGAAGGGGCACAATTCTTTGATGCCCCTCAAGATGGGGGTGGCGTTTTTGCGGTGGGTCAAGAGGACACTACTAATATTTTCGTGTTTGGAGATAGTAACGATGTTGCTGCGGGTGGCGATGAAGTCGATATCTTTATGGCCAATGGTGGCGATGACAACATCATGGGAGCTGAAGGAACTGATTTCTTGTTTGGGGGCATCGGTGACGATATTGTCCGGGGCGGTGAGGGTGATGATGTGGTTGTTGGTAACGAAGGGTCTGATGTGTTGATTGGAGGGGCAGGGGCTGATATTTTTGAGTTTTTTGCTGACCAATTTGGCATCGGTGATCTCGATGTGGTGCTTGATTTTGAATCGGGTAGCGATGCCCTGGTCATTGTCGGTAGTATAGATGCCAGCTACGATAGCGCAACCGGTTTTGTGGCTGTGGATGGCACTGAAGTCGCCACATTGGATGCTGGTCTAAACCTGGATGTGCTGGTTCGAGGTAACTCTGCTGTCATTTCTTAAGGTATCTATCTGGCCATCTTAGATTCCTGAGAAAACCTGAGCCCATGCCTACTATTGATATGAGGTATTGGGCTTGGGGCTTTTTCTAGAAGGGATGTAGGATTTACCCAGAAAACGTATCACAGCAATAGCATTGCTATTCTGATCCATCCCCCAGCTTTGTTGTCAGTGATGCTGATTGGCTTGAGGCTTCAGTGATTAGGGTGCAATAGAAATCGGAGCATTGCTGGTATTGTCCTGAACTGCAAATGTTTTAGTCGCAGAATGGGCAACAGAAACTGATCCTTGATATTGGGAGGGGGGCTCTAGAAAATCAGCATTAAGAATAAAGGAACTGAGGGAGAAACCCAGAGCGGCAAGGCAGGAAAGAGGAATAAGAGTCTGTTTAATGTCTGGCATGGTTCCTTTGGAGCAGGCAACATCTCTAAAATAAGGCTCCTTTCTGAGACAACCCTGATGCATGATTGAGGTCTTCAGCAATAATTCTGAACGCTTTCCAGATTTTTGATGAGAAAGCTGAAAATTATCGTTGGGACAACTGATTACTCATTGGCTGGAGATTCTTTACTTTATCTGTGGGCTAGGAGCAATTGGGGGAGTCTACAGTAGCATTTGAGAATGCCAGTCAGAAGAGGTCAGTTGATATGACTACTGAAGTTCGTTCAGACGGGCATCAGAGTTTGCTCAGATCTGATTTACCGAAGCAGGAGCGGCTGCTAGCAGGGGTCGCTGAGGCCACAAGGCAACTATTAGCGATCGCAGATTTTGATACGGCAGTTAATGGAGCCCTGGAAGCGATCGCAATCGCGACTGAAATAGATCGCATCTTTATCTATCGGAACCACTCAGAGCTGGGGACCCACAGAGAATTTGCGTCTTGTCCTTATGAATGGACAGTAACAGGGGTGGTTAAAGCGAGTGAGCTCCTGAATCAATTTCCGCTGTTTTACGACGAAATTGATGGGTACAGCGATTGGCTGTCTGAATTGAAGGCAGGCCAACCTGTACAAAAGCTCGCACGGGAAATGTCAGAGGTAGGACAGGACAAACAGATACAGGAACAAGCACTGTCAGTACTCACTGTTCCAATTTTTGTAGAGGGTGACTATTGGGGAAACTTTGGCTTTGATGACTGCACCACCGAACGGATGTGGAGCAAGGTAGAAATTGCAGTACTGGAGACGGCAGCAGCGAGCTTTGCAGGGGCACTAGAGCGGCAGAATAACCTAGCAGAACTAGAGCGGCAAGATGCTTTGCTCAAAAGCGTAAACGCGGCAACACAGCGCTTAGTTACAACGAGCGAGCTAAAGCAGGCGATTCCAGAGGCGTTACGAATTTTGGGTGAGGGGGCGCATCAGGATCGAGTATATGTATTTGAGAATGTATTTCCCCAAGGGCCAGATCAGGTGTTTTGGGATATTCCCTACGAATGGGTAAATACAGGAATTCCAACTTGTGCAGTAACGGCCACTGAATGGCCCATTGCGATGGCTTCTTTCCCGCCAAGTATAAACAATTCTTTACGCTCTGGACAAGTAACTCAGCTTTTAACCAGCGATTTGCAAGGTAAAGCTCAGCACATCAATGAAGAAGGCCAAACGTTGTCCTTGCTTGCCGTGCCGATCACAGTTGCTAGCCAATGGTGGGGGGTATTGGGATTTGACGACTGCACAACAGAGCGTGAGTGGAGTGATGCAGAAATAGCCGTTTTAGAAACTGCAGCTGCTTGTATAGGCAGTGCCATTGAGCGTGACAACGCCCGCAAGGAGAAAGAGACTGCTGCCCAAGCTCGTGTTGCTGAGTTGGCAGAACGAGATCGCATCTTGGAAGCAACGGCTGCCGCTGCCAATGTCATGCTTACCGAGGACGATTTCGACCAAGCCGTTAAAGCCGCGCTTCAAATCGTAGGGGAAGGTTTAGAGGTCGATCGCATTAACTTAGGACAATATTTCGAAGCAACTTCACCACAAGATGTTAGCTACCACGACATGAGCGACTATGAATGGACCTCGGCCCAAACTATACTCCAATCGGAGCATCCTGAGTTCTCTAGAATTAGCGATGCAGGCATAGAGTTTATGCTGGAGACGTTGCATAGGGGTGAAGTCTTTGGTGGCATTGTAGAAGAACTCCCTGAGCCCTTTCGTAGCAGTCAACTTGCTCTAGGCGTACAGTCTACCTACGCAGTCCCCATTCGAGTTGATGGTAGGTATTGGGGCCTGATTGGTTTTGACGATTGCCATCATCTAACACGGCGGAGTGAGGCAGAACTTGAGGCTCTAATAACGCTGGCGAATTGTATTGGTAATGCCATTGAGCGTGAGCGAGAACGCCAGGAAAAAGAAGCGACTGCTGCAGCCCGACTGACGGAGTTAGCTGAACGTGATCGCATCTTGGAAACCACGGCTACT
The Acaryochloris marina S15 genome window above contains:
- a CDS encoding GAF domain-containing hybrid sensor histidine kinase/response regulator; this translates as MTQESSRMLHLLEVLTSLSYRQSDLNDYLTTVVSGISQLIDTDWSIVTLCQDKQYRILASSVEMDDAETVWNLHGSITNCILERGTTLMVEDVALEPMGHMPEGYAAYLGIPLKTPMGTVLGTVCSFYRQPHRCTDEDVQLAEVLAERAAIAIDNYQLYQRQQLVNVQYQQLSEKLGLANEDLERAAQMKDEFLATMSHELRTPLTAIIGLAEVLREEVYGALNPKQMKSVRTIEESGENLLAQLNDLIDLSKIESGNLELQCSRVPIGVLIESCLAMVQHQAQDQQINLSHSIPADLAEVKGDELRLQQVFLNLIRNAIKFTPQGGEVSVRAQMQDAETIQVSVTDTGIGIATAELSQVFEPFVQLDSSRTRLYGGTGLGLTLVQRLVKLHGGMVQVYSEVGAGSTFTITLPFSCSPVDGEEPTSVPPSRPRTIAAPLILLAEDRESIVLLLTDYLEEQGYRVAIATNGQSAIDLATRQTPDLIFMDIRLPQVDGLEATRQIRSHLPYTPIIALTSLLMPEDKERFLAAGFSDSLSKPLKMEQLTKMITKHLQI
- a CDS encoding NB-ARC domain-containing protein codes for the protein MDHQSSAPQRQRGFSLTPLGMKKLQQRLLALEAQTGVKHNAARITQQIQIIDPKGLHPTTVRKILRQETVDLTTLQVLFHALNLDLAQVDCEQPSPLQAAPTQQDWGGAPDATPFYGRHQALKTVSHWIVADRCRLVTLLGMGGMGKTALSIRLAQQVQNQFTTLIWRSLRNAPPIEVLLLDYLQVFSGQREAELPQHLNGQISQLTDYLRQSRCLLVLDNVESILERGRPAGRYQSSRKGYRELLHQIASTDHQSCLILTSREKPQGIAAFEGEALPVRSYHLQGLDASSGQEILQQKGFTHLTSATSQLIETYQGNPLALKIVATAIQDLFAGDIQGFLDQERIAFSEIRLLLDQQFARLSSLEQQVLYWLAIARAPISLKTLQSDILTPSTHLLEAIESIDRRSLLERDSTVFQLTLQPVIMEYVCDRFIDTVSAELLNLPLPETSLFYSHALIKADSPDYLRDGQIRLILAPIADRLLASLGSPGRLEVHLKQMLSHLSSQPSYGAGNLLNLLVYLNIDVTGYDFSGLTVWQAYLQGSNLHQVNLRAADVTKSVFTQTFGDIYDATLSPNGQWVATAHADGIPRVWQVKDGKLLFAYQAHSQAVWTVAFSPDGQTLASGSFDQTILLWNLEQGEGQHILSGHQDRIWSIAFSPDGQILASGSNDCTLRLWDVTTGDCIHTLTGHTDGVTTLAYHPDGNLIASGSADQTLRLWHPSMGLLTTLLGHTLPITCIAFSQDGQFLASSDAQTIRLWQVDTRDCLHVIENLTSIWSVAFSIDGQILGAGDRQHLKFWQVSTGALIQSQTGYDSQIWSVAFSSNGQQFLACDKQKLGVWEFAAQPNDKSLVHRICTLEGYTNAVWSVAFSPDGQTLASGSTDHVIRLWDVDHQHCRQRHLQPSARRITFSPDGQILASGSEDGSVQLWEPTTGRQFTMTTRHEGKVWTVAFSPDGQILASGGADHQIRFWDGVNHHSLRTFTGHDSWVLSVAFSGHTLISGSADQTIKLWDVRTGDCHHTLTGHMGAVWSVSAHADTLASASEDQTIRLWDLSTGEECQTLKGHDSLVLTVQISPDGQYIASGSADNTVRLWDIQTGKCLKVLTGHTHSVWSVAFSPNGQRLISGGQDGALCLWAVESGQQLGQMPLERPYEGMDITGACGLTPSRRQMLQTLGAIES
- the crtL gene encoding lycopene beta cyclase gives rise to the protein MLDFDALVIGAGPAGMIIAAALAEQGIKVGGLTASPLRQVWPNTYGIWRDELEALGLTELLGHCWENCVSYFGKGEVNHGRAYGLFDKVKLQNHLLAQCETGGVEWQQGKAINIEHDHKRSIVTTAAGETIHARVVIDASGHNPMFIKRQQQEAVAFQTAYGIVGHFSAPPVNPQQFVLQDFRSEHLSATERATEPPTFLYGMDFGNDVYFVEETSLAMAPAVSFELLERRLHQRLAARGVQVTAIHEVERCIFPMTLPLPDLHQPVVAFGGAASMVHPASGYMVGALLRRGPSLAAAIATKLQDTQAGPTVIAQAAWQELWNRDRLRKYYLYRFGLEKLMRFDEVLLKQHFDTFFSLPRGQWSGFLADTLSTPALVAVMVRLFAIAPNSLRWGLLQFPGRESNLLWQSITSK
- a CDS encoding calcium-binding protein; the protein is MSLLLPGSTDPLFISEFEGAEFFGSPQDGGGAFAVGQEDTTNLFVFDDTNDVAVGGDEVDIFMANGGDDNIMGAEGTDFLFGGFGDDIVRGGEGDDVVVGNEGSDILISGSGSDIYEYFADQILPGDLDIILDFESGEDAVVIVGSTDINYDNSTGFLTVDGTTAAVLDAGLELEVLTRANSSVVFDAGADVSGFGAATVPEETDEQLRADALDSEGEYEVLSIVDASPSLAPGSTVPLFISNFEGAQFFDAPQDGGGVFAVGQEDTTNIFVFGDSNDVAAGGDEVDIFMANGGDDNIMGAEGTDFLFGGIGDDIVRGGEGDDVVVGNEGSDVLIGGAGADIFEFFADQFGIGDLDVVLDFESGSDALVIVGSIDASYDSATGFVAVDGTEVATLDAGLNLDVLVRGNSAVIS